A single Methanolobus sp. ZRKC5 DNA region contains:
- the dusB gene encoding tRNA dihydrouridine synthase DusB, with protein sequence MKIADLKIPGNILLAPMSNVTNLPFRLMCRKYGASLTYSEMISADAVIYENKKTINRGISCEDERPLGIQIFGNSPETMIKAALRIEEIYKPEIIDINFGCPAKTLTKDGCGSALLSSPELIHDIVKELSENLSTPVTAKIRILQDMENTLEIAHLIESAGASAITVHGRTRQQQYSGKANHDYVRKIKQELSIPVIANGDIVDEISAQQTLEYTECDGIMIGRAAMGNPFLFKRISHYLETGELLEYKQCSQRVADIREYFSLLEEHELMHTVHVKAQAQWFTRGMKNGRHVRKNIDVAKNIDEILLSLDRMCKDAN encoded by the coding sequence ATGAAGATTGCAGATCTTAAGATTCCCGGAAATATCCTGCTTGCTCCTATGTCCAACGTAACAAACCTACCTTTCCGCCTGATGTGCAGAAAGTACGGAGCTTCTCTTACATACTCCGAAATGATAAGCGCAGACGCTGTCATATACGAAAATAAGAAGACAATTAATCGTGGGATAAGTTGTGAAGATGAGAGACCTCTTGGGATACAGATATTCGGAAATTCGCCTGAAACAATGATAAAAGCGGCTCTTAGAATTGAAGAGATATACAAGCCTGAAATCATTGACATTAATTTTGGATGCCCTGCAAAAACCCTGACAAAGGATGGCTGTGGATCCGCCCTTCTCAGCTCACCTGAGCTTATTCATGATATCGTAAAAGAACTATCAGAAAATCTGTCCACTCCTGTTACTGCCAAAATACGAATTTTGCAGGATATGGAAAATACTCTGGAAATAGCCCATCTGATAGAAAGTGCCGGAGCCTCTGCGATAACGGTGCATGGCAGGACAAGGCAACAACAGTATTCAGGAAAAGCCAATCATGACTATGTGCGGAAAATAAAGCAGGAACTAAGCATTCCTGTCATTGCCAATGGCGACATCGTTGACGAGATATCCGCGCAGCAAACTCTGGAATATACCGAATGTGATGGGATAATGATAGGAAGAGCTGCAATGGGTAATCCTTTCCTTTTCAAACGGATATCGCACTATCTTGAAACAGGAGAACTGCTTGAGTACAAGCAGTGCAGCCAGAGAGTTGCCGATATTCGGGAGTATTTTAGTCTTCTTGAGGAACATGAACTGATGCATACGGTTCACGTAAAGGCGCAAGCACAATGGTTCACCCGCGGGATGAAGAATGGCAGGCATGTAAGAAAGAATATTGATGTGGCAAAGAACATTGATGAGATACTTCTAAGTTTGGACAGAATGTGCAAGGATGCCAATTGA
- a CDS encoding pyruvate ferredoxin oxidoreductase subunit gamma — protein sequence MKEIRIHGRGGQGSVTAAELLAVAAFADGKFSQAFPAFGVERRGAPVQAFTRINNETIRLRSQIYEPDYVIVQDPTLLEVVDVASGLKEDGMLIINSDFDADTFNIDTKAKIMTVNATKIALDIIGRPIVNTVLLGAFAGATGEIEAESIKEAVKERFPGKVGDRNAKAIQEAYDMMKEAKK from the coding sequence ATGAAAGAAATACGAATACACGGCCGGGGTGGGCAGGGCTCTGTCACAGCCGCTGAACTATTGGCTGTTGCTGCTTTTGCAGACGGGAAATTCAGCCAGGCCTTCCCTGCATTCGGAGTGGAAAGAAGGGGAGCACCGGTCCAGGCGTTCACCAGGATTAATAATGAGACCATCAGGCTCAGAAGCCAGATCTACGAACCTGACTATGTTATTGTACAGGATCCTACACTCCTTGAGGTTGTAGATGTTGCAAGTGGCCTCAAAGAAGACGGAATGCTTATTATAAACAGTGATTTCGATGCTGACACGTTCAACATCGACACAAAAGCAAAGATAATGACAGTGAATGCAACAAAGATCGCACTGGATATTATCGGCAGACCTATTGTTAACACTGTACTTTTGGGTGCCTTTGCAGGTGCAACAGGCGAGATAGAAGCCGAGTCCATCAAAGAAGCTGTCAAGGAAAGATTCCCTGGCAAGGTCGGAGACAGAAACGCTAAAGCTATCCAGGAAGCATACGACATGATGAAGGAGGCTAAGAAATGA
- the porD gene encoding pyruvate synthase subunit PorD — protein MKILPGGVCEAGTTRINKTGGWRTFKPVYDYEKCIKCKLCELLCPDSSINPRDDGFFEFDYDFCKGCGICANECPKDAIDMVLEEK, from the coding sequence ATGAAAATTCTTCCAGGAGGAGTCTGTGAAGCAGGTACCACCAGAATCAACAAGACTGGTGGATGGAGAACTTTCAAGCCGGTTTATGACTACGAAAAATGCATTAAATGCAAGTTGTGTGAACTTCTGTGCCCTGACAGTTCGATAAACCCAAGAGATGACGGATTCTTCGAGTTTGATTATGATTTCTGCAAGGGTTGCGGAATCTGTGCAAACGAATGTCCAAAGGACGCAATCGATATGGTTCTGGAGGAGAAATAA
- the porA gene encoding pyruvate synthase subunit PorA: MAPENKIDKEKMVVVEGSYAVAHATKVCRPNVISAYPITPQTHIVEDLSQFMADGEIPNCEYINVESEFSALSALVGASAAGARCYSATTSQGLELMHEVLFNISGMRLPVVMTIANRAVSAPISIWNDHQDAISQRDTGWLQLYAENTQEISDMTAQAFKISEDKDILMPSMVCMDGFILSHVYEPIVLLEQDLTDEFLPAFEPEHVLDPKNPMSFGAFADPNYYTEFRYLQEQAMQKSLKKIEDVANEFYDVYGRYYGGLIDEYRTDDADIIIMAMGSIIGTIKDVIDKLRDRNVKVGLLKVRSFRPFPVEAIKGALKDAKVVVVLDKNISLGLNEGALFTETKSSLYNTKLDMPIIGYMVGHGGRDIKVDLIEKIVDDAKEVIKTGITIESQFTDLKEELL, from the coding sequence ATGGCACCTGAAAACAAAATTGACAAGGAAAAAATGGTCGTTGTTGAAGGATCATATGCTGTTGCACATGCTACTAAGGTCTGCAGACCAAACGTAATTTCAGCATATCCTATCACACCACAGACCCACATAGTTGAAGATCTTTCACAATTTATGGCAGATGGTGAAATACCAAACTGCGAATACATCAATGTAGAATCAGAGTTTTCAGCACTCTCAGCACTAGTCGGCGCATCTGCTGCAGGTGCAAGATGTTACTCAGCTACAACATCACAGGGTCTTGAACTCATGCATGAGGTACTGTTCAACATCTCCGGTATGAGACTACCTGTTGTGATGACCATTGCAAACAGGGCTGTCAGTGCTCCTATTAGCATATGGAATGACCACCAGGATGCAATATCACAGAGAGATACCGGATGGTTACAGCTCTACGCAGAAAACACACAGGAAATCTCCGATATGACCGCACAGGCCTTCAAGATATCAGAGGACAAGGATATCCTCATGCCATCAATGGTCTGTATGGACGGTTTTATCCTGTCACACGTTTACGAACCTATTGTACTTCTTGAACAGGATCTCACAGATGAATTCCTGCCTGCATTTGAACCAGAACATGTTCTTGATCCAAAGAACCCAATGAGTTTCGGAGCATTTGCAGACCCTAACTACTATACTGAATTCAGATACCTGCAGGAGCAGGCAATGCAGAAATCTCTTAAGAAAATAGAGGATGTGGCAAATGAATTCTACGACGTATACGGAAGATACTACGGCGGACTTATTGACGAGTATAGAACAGATGACGCAGACATCATCATCATGGCAATGGGATCCATTATCGGAACCATTAAAGACGTCATTGATAAACTCAGAGACAGGAATGTAAAGGTTGGTCTTCTGAAGGTCAGGTCGTTCAGACCATTCCCTGTAGAAGCTATCAAAGGCGCTCTGAAGGACGCAAAAGTTGTTGTTGTGCTTGACAAGAACATCTCACTTGGACTGAATGAAGGTGCACTTTTCACTGAAACAAAGTCATCTCTTTACAATACCAAACTCGACATGCCTATTATCGGCTACATGGTAGGACATGGTGGACGAGACATCAAGGTCGATCTTATCGAGAAGATAGTCGATGATGCAAAGGAAGTCATAAAAACAGGTATCACGATCGAGAGCCAGTTTACTGATCTGAAGGAGGAACTACTATGA
- the porB gene encoding pyruvate synthase subunit PorB, which produces MKSLLAPGHRGCAGCCDAMAAKFTLMGAGEDCIVINPTGCLEVMTTPFPETAWDVPWIHSLFENAAAVGSGIEAALKALGKKGNTKVVVMGGDGATLDIGMRSISGAFERGHDLTYVCIDNEAYMNTGVQRSGATPFSASTTTSPAGKVSFGNDRPKKNMPAIMVAHGAPYVATTSIGYPKDMINKVKKAVDIEGPTYIHAHAPCTTGWGFDTSKTVEVAKMAVQTGLWPLYEVEEGEVTKVRKIGKNVKPVEDYLKMQRRFSHLFKMEGGLEEIAKIQALADKNIEVYGL; this is translated from the coding sequence ATGAAATCATTGTTAGCCCCGGGACACAGAGGATGTGCAGGTTGCTGTGATGCAATGGCTGCAAAGTTCACACTTATGGGCGCCGGTGAAGACTGTATAGTTATCAATCCAACCGGATGTCTTGAAGTTATGACCACACCTTTCCCTGAGACTGCATGGGATGTACCATGGATACACTCACTTTTCGAGAATGCAGCTGCTGTTGGGTCTGGTATCGAGGCTGCCCTTAAGGCACTTGGAAAGAAAGGAAACACCAAGGTCGTTGTTATGGGTGGAGACGGTGCAACACTTGACATAGGTATGCGTTCCATTTCCGGAGCATTTGAGAGAGGACATGACCTCACATATGTCTGTATTGACAATGAGGCTTACATGAATACAGGTGTGCAAAGAAGTGGTGCAACACCATTCAGTGCATCAACCACTACAAGCCCTGCAGGAAAGGTCTCCTTCGGAAACGACAGACCAAAGAAGAACATGCCTGCTATTATGGTGGCACACGGTGCACCATACGTGGCAACCACATCCATCGGATATCCAAAGGACATGATCAATAAGGTGAAGAAGGCTGTAGACATCGAAGGTCCAACCTACATTCACGCACACGCTCCATGTACCACAGGATGGGGATTCGACACTTCCAAGACCGTAGAGGTAGCAAAGATGGCTGTGCAGACAGGTCTCTGGCCACTATACGAAGTTGAAGAAGGCGAAGTTACCAAAGTAAGGAAGATCGGAAAGAACGTTAAGCCTGTTGAGGATTACCTCAAGATGCAGCGTCGTTTCAGCCACCTCTTCAAAATGGAAGGTGGATTGGAAGAGATTGCAAAGATTCAGGCACTCGCTGACAAGAACATTGAAGTTTACGGGCTCTAA
- the nth gene encoding endonuclease III: protein MTTQSRSPDNSKNFNQIFKLLQNEYPNAEPMLHFKNPLELMVATILSAQCTDKQVNKVTQVLFKKYLKVEDFANASLDELGKDIYTTGFYHQKAKHIIGSAQIIITEFDGKVPDTMEDLLKLPGVGRKTANIVLARGFGIIEGIAVDTHVTRLSQKLGFTQYSDPKKIEIDLMALAQKKDLENLSMTLILHGRNVCIARRPKCGECVMNELCPSSEV from the coding sequence ATGACCACGCAATCTCGATCACCTGATAACAGTAAAAATTTTAACCAGATTTTCAAACTACTGCAGAATGAATATCCCAATGCTGAGCCTATGCTTCATTTCAAGAATCCACTGGAACTGATGGTTGCAACAATTCTTTCCGCTCAGTGTACAGACAAACAGGTCAATAAGGTCACACAAGTATTGTTCAAAAAGTACCTCAAAGTTGAGGATTTTGCCAATGCAAGTCTGGATGAACTCGGAAAGGATATCTACACAACAGGTTTCTATCACCAGAAAGCAAAACACATTATCGGAAGTGCACAGATTATCATCACAGAATTCGATGGAAAAGTTCCGGATACTATGGAAGATCTGCTTAAACTACCAGGTGTTGGAAGAAAAACAGCCAACATAGTTCTGGCAAGAGGATTCGGCATTATCGAAGGCATTGCAGTGGACACGCATGTGACTCGCCTATCGCAGAAACTCGGTTTCACTCAATACAGCGACCCTAAAAAAATAGAAATCGACCTCATGGCACTTGCTCAGAAAAAGGACCTTGAGAACCTTTCCATGACATTGATACTTCACGGCAGAAATGTGTGTATCGCAAGAAGACCGAAGTGCGGGGAATGTGTTATGAATGAGTTGTGTCCATCAAGTGAAGTTTGA
- a CDS encoding ATP-binding protein, with protein sequence MDFLEVSRQNPWWKNASEIFNDEKIKQLDASDIQWKPRLKYYLKFDRDKVYTLRGPRQVGKTTLCKTLIQDLLTENDPKSIFYYSCDLVSNEKELFDVIHQYMDWSSAFDLDRKYLFLDEISSVKNWEKGLKHLIDTAVLKNTSIMLTGSHSIDIKKSIERLPGRRGEANETIDKILLPMKFAEFAESVSPEIKALFEEHGLFHNSKRQEIIHGLFEGEIDPILNILQLYQDDINTLFDQYLMTGGIPRPVNEFFSNGTINNSTYELYVRSLMGDLARWQIPEIAVKQILSSLFKKLTTNVSWQSLVNETDISSHNTISKYVQSLESSFVLNILYALDLNKKVPSFRKEKKIYPQDPFIFHSLRSWTSASVNYFESSLEYLSSPENKSKLVESVVQSHFVRFMYNTFPSDIFSPEEHLFYWRGKGGKEVDYVLKSKDNELLSVELKYQNKLQKSDYKALSSFSKGIMLSKNNFEPGNYLTIPVSLFLLLI encoded by the coding sequence ATGGACTTTTTGGAGGTATCCCGGCAGAATCCCTGGTGGAAAAATGCGTCTGAAATATTTAATGATGAAAAAATAAAGCAATTAGATGCATCTGATATCCAGTGGAAACCACGCCTGAAATATTATCTTAAATTTGACCGTGATAAAGTCTATACTCTCCGTGGTCCAAGACAGGTAGGCAAAACAACATTATGCAAGACATTGATACAGGATTTACTGACAGAGAATGATCCAAAAAGTATTTTTTATTACAGTTGTGATCTGGTATCCAATGAAAAAGAATTATTTGATGTAATTCATCAATATATGGACTGGTCATCAGCTTTTGACCTTGATCGGAAATATCTCTTCCTTGATGAAATTTCCTCTGTGAAAAACTGGGAAAAAGGTTTGAAACACCTGATAGATACAGCTGTTTTAAAAAATACTTCTATTATGCTAACAGGCTCTCACTCCATAGACATAAAAAAGAGCATTGAAAGGCTTCCAGGAAGAAGAGGTGAAGCTAATGAGACCATTGACAAAATTCTTTTACCAATGAAATTTGCCGAATTTGCTGAAAGTGTAAGCCCTGAAATAAAGGCTCTATTTGAAGAACATGGTCTTTTCCATAATTCTAAAAGGCAGGAAATAATTCATGGATTATTTGAGGGAGAGATCGATCCTATTCTCAATATTTTGCAACTTTATCAGGATGATATAAACACTCTATTTGATCAGTATCTCATGACCGGAGGTATTCCAAGACCGGTAAATGAGTTTTTTTCTAATGGAACTATCAACAATAGTACCTATGAATTATATGTGCGCTCTCTTATGGGTGATCTTGCAAGATGGCAAATTCCGGAAATTGCTGTGAAGCAAATTCTAAGTTCTTTATTTAAAAAGCTCACTACAAATGTTAGCTGGCAGAGCTTAGTTAATGAGACTGATATTTCCTCGCATAATACGATATCAAAATATGTGCAAAGTCTTGAAAGTTCATTCGTATTAAATATATTATATGCTCTTGACCTTAACAAGAAGGTTCCAAGTTTTAGAAAAGAAAAAAAGATATATCCGCAAGATCCGTTTATTTTTCATTCTCTAAGATCATGGACTTCTGCTTCAGTGAATTACTTTGAATCCAGTCTTGAATATCTCTCTAGTCCGGAAAATAAAAGCAAACTAGTTGAATCTGTTGTCCAAAGCCATTTTGTAAGGTTCATGTACAATACATTTCCAAGTGATATTTTTTCTCCCGAAGAACATCTTTTCTACTGGAGAGGCAAAGGTGGAAAAGAAGTTGATTATGTATTAAAGTCAAAAGACAATGAATTATTGTCTGTTGAATTAAAATATCAAAATAAACTTCAAAAAAGTGATTATAAAGCCTTATCCTCATTTTCAAAGGGTATAATGCTTTCCAAAAATAACTTTGAGCCTGGCAATTATCTTACAATTCCCGTTTCTCTCTTCCTATTATTAATATGA
- a CDS encoding acetate uptake transporter, with the protein MSIEETIIKDKTANPAPLGLMGFGMTTVLLNLHNAGYFGLGSMILAMGLFYGGFAQIIAGILEWKKGNTFGTTAFTSYGAFWLTLMFIVMAPKLGWAEAPSSIEMAAYLFMWGLFTFGMFIGTFKANRALQVVFGTLTLLFILLAISDFTGSASLKQFAGYEGIFCGFSAIYLALAEVINEKFGKTILPIGA; encoded by the coding sequence ATGAGTATAGAGGAAACTATAATAAAGGATAAAACGGCAAATCCGGCACCTTTGGGATTAATGGGTTTTGGGATGACCACGGTGCTGCTTAATTTACATAATGCAGGATACTTTGGACTTGGCTCGATGATCCTGGCCATGGGACTATTTTATGGAGGGTTTGCTCAAATAATCGCAGGAATTTTAGAATGGAAAAAGGGTAATACTTTTGGCACAACAGCATTCACTTCATACGGTGCATTCTGGCTCACTTTAATGTTTATAGTGATGGCACCAAAATTAGGATGGGCCGAAGCTCCCAGCTCAATAGAAATGGCAGCATATCTATTTATGTGGGGATTGTTCACCTTCGGGATGTTCATAGGGACCTTTAAAGCCAACAGGGCCTTGCAAGTAGTTTTCGGAACATTGACGCTGCTATTCATATTGCTGGCTATATCTGACTTTACAGGAAGTGCATCATTAAAACAGTTCGCTGGCTATGAAGGGATATTCTGCGGTTTCAGTGCTATCTATCTGGCACTGGCTGAAGTAATAAATGAAAAGTTCGGTAAAACTATCTTGCCAATAGGTGCATGA
- a CDS encoding DNA alkylation repair protein → MNPIISQIRKDLEQNADEKTKISSARFFKEEMKSYGVKSAGVRKIAKDYFKIISDKSKPEIFTLCEELLSSDYNEEAFIAFEWSYYLKKQYEPKDFAIFERWVWDYVNNWAKCDTLCNHTIGAFVEMYPQFIDSLKTWTGSDNRWYRRAAAVTLIIPARRGEFLDDIFEIADLLLMDGDDLVQKGYGWMLKEASKQNQQEIFDYVMRNKKVMPRTALRYAIEKFPEDLRKKAMEK, encoded by the coding sequence ATGAACCCCATCATCTCCCAAATTAGAAAAGACCTGGAACAAAACGCCGATGAAAAAACAAAGATCAGTTCCGCCCGTTTTTTCAAAGAGGAAATGAAGTCCTACGGTGTGAAATCCGCAGGAGTCCGAAAAATAGCAAAGGATTATTTCAAGATCATATCCGACAAAAGCAAGCCGGAGATATTTACACTTTGTGAGGAACTCCTAAGTTCAGATTACAACGAGGAAGCTTTTATTGCATTCGAATGGTCATACTATTTGAAAAAGCAATATGAACCTAAGGATTTTGCTATTTTTGAGAGATGGGTCTGGGATTATGTAAACAACTGGGCGAAATGTGATACTCTTTGTAATCACACCATAGGAGCATTTGTTGAAATGTATCCTCAGTTTATTGATTCTCTTAAGACATGGACAGGTTCGGATAATCGCTGGTACAGGCGTGCTGCTGCTGTCACACTCATAATACCTGCACGCAGAGGTGAGTTTCTGGATGATATTTTTGAGATAGCTGACCTGTTGTTAATGGATGGGGATGATCTTGTCCAGAAAGGATATGGGTGGATGCTTAAAGAAGCCAGCAAACAGAATCAGCAGGAAATCTTTGACTACGTTATGCGGAATAAGAAGGTTATGCCACGTACTGCGCTGAGATATGCCATAGAGAAATTCCCTGAGGATCTGAGGAAGAAGGCTATGGAAAAATGA
- a CDS encoding SulP family inorganic anion transporter, which yields MKTENKVTQYFRESFTSDLKAGFITAIVALPLAIAFAIASGVEPQMGLYTAIIAGMLVSATGGSKYSISGPTGAMTVIILSTLHGFGLEGLLLAGFFAGAFQILFGVLKLGKVVKYIPLPVISGFTSGIGAIILIGQIPNALGMIIPAKEHVWETLYTIISNLSLLDTTAITVCFATILLLLYLPGMLARIRYINSLPASIIALILSVMLVFFYKIDIPIVGSIPAGLPQIQMLNFNLGLLMAILPAALTIALLGTIESLLCAVVCDGMTNTKHNSNKELIGHGIANMILPFFSGIPCTAAIARSAVNIREGAKTQMSGIFHAIILLIILLFLGPIAAFIPKAYLAGVLILVSVRMINLTELKTTMHISKMDSAVLLVTFLLTVLTDLVFAVQMGMFLSIILLFIRLTNVIDIHTIENYDKTKGINATIFADSYLEKNVSVYTINGPFFFGAMNVFEGKLNEHITISKPHIIMRMRYVPFIDTTGIERLKSFIKSSKKLHQKVYLTSIQPEVMKRMKSDRELTELMEKQHVHVCDSTQEALAYLKQENESGKK from the coding sequence ATGAAAACGGAAAACAAAGTTACACAATATTTCAGAGAATCGTTTACGAGCGACTTAAAGGCTGGATTTATCACGGCCATTGTGGCGCTGCCGCTGGCTATTGCTTTTGCCATTGCTTCAGGTGTAGAGCCTCAGATGGGGCTGTACACAGCTATCATTGCGGGTATGTTAGTATCAGCAACAGGGGGATCGAAATACTCTATTTCCGGACCCACCGGGGCAATGACTGTCATCATTCTTTCAACACTGCACGGCTTCGGGCTTGAAGGACTACTTCTTGCAGGCTTCTTTGCCGGTGCATTTCAGATACTGTTCGGGGTCCTGAAACTTGGTAAGGTTGTTAAATACATCCCCCTCCCCGTCATATCAGGATTCACGAGCGGTATCGGTGCTATCATTCTTATCGGCCAGATACCAAATGCTCTTGGAATGATAATTCCTGCAAAGGAACACGTATGGGAAACGCTATACACCATCATCTCCAATCTGAGTCTTCTTGACACAACTGCCATAACGGTATGTTTTGCCACCATTCTGCTTCTGTTATATCTGCCGGGAATGCTGGCAAGAATCAGATACATCAACAGCCTTCCAGCTTCCATTATCGCACTAATACTATCGGTAATGCTGGTCTTTTTCTACAAGATAGACATCCCCATCGTTGGCAGCATCCCTGCCGGGCTTCCACAGATACAGATGTTAAACTTCAACCTTGGACTACTCATGGCAATCTTGCCAGCTGCCCTTACAATCGCACTTCTGGGAACTATTGAATCACTACTCTGTGCCGTGGTCTGTGATGGTATGACCAACACAAAACACAACAGCAACAAGGAACTCATTGGTCATGGAATTGCGAACATGATTCTGCCCTTCTTCTCAGGAATTCCCTGTACAGCAGCCATTGCAAGAAGTGCCGTGAACATCAGGGAAGGTGCAAAGACGCAGATGTCAGGTATCTTCCATGCCATTATACTGCTGATCATATTACTCTTCCTGGGTCCGATTGCTGCTTTCATCCCCAAAGCATACCTCGCAGGTGTGCTCATTCTCGTCTCCGTGAGGATGATCAATCTAACAGAACTCAAAACCACAATGCATATCAGCAAGATGGACAGCGCTGTCCTGCTTGTCACTTTCCTGCTCACAGTGCTCACTGACCTTGTGTTTGCCGTACAAATGGGTATGTTCCTTTCAATTATCCTGCTCTTCATCAGACTGACAAATGTAATAGACATTCATACAATTGAGAACTACGATAAGACAAAAGGCATCAACGCCACCATTTTTGCCGACTCCTACCTTGAAAAGAACGTCTCGGTCTACACCATCAACGGCCCCTTCTTCTTTGGAGCCATGAACGTTTTCGAGGGCAAACTAAACGAACACATAACCATTAGCAAACCTCACATAATTATGCGTATGCGTTATGTTCCCTTCATAGACACAACAGGCATCGAACGACTTAAGAGTTTCATCAAATCAAGCAAAAAACTCCACCAGAAGGTCTACCTAACTTCAATACAGCCCGAAGTCATGAAGAGAATGAAAAGCGACAGAGAGCTAACAGAGCTCATGGAAAAGCAGCATGTGCACGTTTGTGATAGCACCCAGGAAGCACTGGCTTATTTGAAGCAAGAGAATGAGAGTGGAAAAAAATGA
- a CDS encoding IS1 family transposase (programmed frameshift): MNCPKCKSSSHKKNGRIDGRQRYKCHDCGYNYSVDIKSTASPVSVKRQALQLYLEGLGFRSIGRFLGVSHVSVQKWIRKFGSELEDLKSENEISVVELDEMHTYIGNKKYCWIWIAVDRYGKKFIDCSFGSRGTKTGQKLWKKLKTKEVGEVMTDYWRAYAKLVPRNIHTRSKAETYTVEGYNSIFRHFLARLRRKSKCYTKSLEMLKISVLLLMKYRNKELAMFN; encoded by the exons ATGAATTGTCCAAAGTGTAAGAGTTCCAGTCATAAGAAGAACGGTAGGATTGATGGTCGACAACGCTACAAATGCCATGATTGTGGATACAACTATTCAGTAGATATAAAATCCACCGCTAGCCCCGTATCTGTTAAGCGACAGGCTTTACAACTCTATCTGGAGGGGTTGGGATTTCGTTCAATTGGACGTTTTTTGGGCGTTAGTCATGTTTCTGTTCAAAAATGGATTCGAAAATTTGGTAGTGAATTAGAGGATCTAAAAAGTGAAAATGAGATTTCTGTTGTGGAATTGGACGAGATGCATACTTATATTGGGAATAAAAAA TACTGCTGGATATGGATTGCTGTTGATAGATATGGGAAGAAATTCATCGATTGCTCTTTTGGCAGCAGAGGAACAAAAACAGGACAAAAACTCTGGAAAAAGTTAAAGACAAAAGAGGTTGGGGAAGTAATGACGGATTATTGGAGGGCATATGCCAAGTTAGTCCCCAGAAACATCCATACTCGATCAAAAGCAGAAACATATACTGTTGAAGGATACAACAGCATATTTAGGCATTTCCTGGCAAGACTAAGGAGAAAGTCAAAGTGTTATACTAAAAGTCTTGAAATGCTAAAAATCTCCGTTTTGCTCTTGATGAAATATAGGAATAAAGAACTAGCTATGTTTAATTAA